The Hippoglossus hippoglossus isolate fHipHip1 chromosome 21, fHipHip1.pri, whole genome shotgun sequence genomic sequence TGGTTTATTATACAGCCACATCAGAAAATAGTCAGACCCCTTCACATTTTGCTCACTTTGTGTCATAGTTACATTATATCTATTATTCTGAAAAAGATAGACTATTCATGGGATTTGAAAAGTCgctgtgttttaaatcatttctgaCGAACGGCTTTTTACGTAGTTGAATTTCGTAAATTGTTCTTAAAGTTTGTCATTTCCGAAAAGAGCTTTGAGGACCATTTAGGAGTTTGAGAGTCTTCTTCGAGGGTCACTACGGTTTATCCCATTTTTGGCAGACCTTCTCAAGGGAAGGATTTGTGCACAGTCATCTCCGGGCTCCATCGATGCGTAAAATTTGGCTAGAGCCACATACGCACACAATATGCAGTAACTAAACATTTCCTAGCACACTGGAGGTAAGCCCCTGTTTTTCATAACAGGTTTGTTTTGCATCCTACTGAAGATAAATTTGCACTCCTGCACACGCACTGGCATCATGATTATACCCTTGCACGCAAAGTGGGTGCGCCGTGTGAACGATACAGAAACGAGACTTTATGCATCAGGACTATTTGATGAAGGCAGGAATACGGTCGTAGTTTACTCTGTACACAAAGACTCCAGTTAGGCAGTACCAGTAACAGCTAACGAGCTGTGTTTACACTACACTGCGCAAACAGAACAGTATGGTggtgtgaggacattttgaatttgtgaggacattttgactggtcctcacaaattcaaaaagGTTGTTTGAGGGTAAAGACTTTTAGGGTTAAGGTTGGAATTAGGTTTAGGGTTTAGGGTCAGgattaggcatttagttgtgattgttaaggttagggtaaggggcgagggaatgcattatgccaatgagtgtcctcacaactttagagagacaagtgtgtgtgtgtgtgtgtgtgtgggcatgtctATCTAAGGGCCAATCTTGGTActataccatcattgtgaggacattttgactgttCCTCACAAATTAAATTGCCTGTTTcgagggttaagacttggttttagggttaggcatttagttgagacggttaaggttagggtaaggggctataGTGactgcattatgccaatgagtgtcctcacaactttagagagacaagtgtgagtgtgtaacaTTAGAGTTAGCATGGTATAAGTCAAAGGTTACTTGAGATCAACTTCACTTGTCCCATTTTGCTATAAATAACAATCCCATTTGCTGAAAGCACGGAGCCTTCGTGTACCTTCATTTCACttctcgttttttttcccttcaaacTGATTTGAAGCATCGTATCTGTTTGATTTTGGAGGGAAACATATTTCCTGCTTTGTCAATTCACTCTTGTCATTGTACGAGACACAcctaaattccacacacacacctcacccCAGTCTGGCCTTTAAAGATGAGGCTTCACATAGACTCCTCTAAACTGCCGTTTGTCACAATCAAGCACTGCTCTGATGCATAATCTGCAAACTGTCATTGAGTTGACAGCACATCATcgagttttctctctctgtgctgatgTGTTGTAAATGTAGACGAGCCACCAGCACCTGCTAACCCAGACTAACAGCGAGCTCAGCTCTTACTGAGAGACACTGACAGGCAGGGGGGTCTATTTCTGTCACAGGGGTCTGGGTCtgggtctgctgctgctgctgcgtcacCCCCTCGGTGTGGCGCATTATCCCCCGCGCATGCAAATCCGCTCTCTGTCGCACACCCTAAACAACATGGCCCCAAGGGACCTTTCTACGCGCAAGAATCCAACTTTGCAGCGGAAACTTATTTTTTGCAAGTCATACTCAccattgttgctgttgtcgGTCTAAAGTCCTGCTGCGGGTCTGGAGTTGTGTCTGCGTCCTCTCGCTTCGGCCGTCTATGAGGTCGGAGAGACTGAGTaatgcctgctgctgctgtgaggagCAGTTTAAACTATATGACTCTGCAGACCACGCCCACCTGCATCCACCTGACGGGGGCGCGCACGGTGAGCGCGCAGGCCGTGGCACACATacaggttttttgttttttttcattctaaGCAGTGGAGTTGAATCCAAAGCGcatgaggacacagagagacaggagtGGGTAAAGGTTTTATTAAAGCAGGGCAGTAGTCATaatagtccccccccccccccccccccccccaatgtttAAATATGGTCAAATTGTCCGCCCCCAATAAACTGAATGGTAAACTGGCAGatgactaataataataaaactgttatgcTATGAAGACAAGCAAAAAAAGCACTATGAAACTTTGAACTATTACGGaattacatattattatatagCTCGTATACTGTTTCTGGCAGCTCTGCATGCGGTTTGTCCAATATCCCTTTTCCACCAACGCGAGCCAGGTTCCAGTTCCGGGCTGGTGCTAGGGCTGGTTCGCAGTTGCTTTTCCACAGGCCAGTGTCGTTCAAAGAGCCACGTCATGACGTCACTGTATATATCTGAATATGGCTCCGCTCTCCCAGCTAATGCTAGCACTAACTTTCTCATAAAAACAGCAGCGGATACATCTTATTGTAATAAGTGTTGCTTGTAgctttgcttttctgtttttcaagcATTCAGAGGCAtccaaacacaacagtttaaGTTACGTTAAGTCTAATGTATACATGctaatttaaagatatttatgtTATGGGTCAATTTACAGCAGAGGGACCCTATCCAGAAAATATAGGTTACTTAAAAAGAGGCTtaagatttaagtgaaagggatctattggcagaaattgaatataaaataatccttgtgatgttttcaatagtgtgtttcatctacattgtacaaattgttgttttccttaccctagaatgggccatttatacttatatactctatatttacatctgggagtgggtcctctccacggaggctgccatgttttttacagtagtcaaaacaggacaaactaaacaccttttgagttgttatgacctttgcaggtttatctcctgcatttccttcaagaacaagttggtttatgtactaaagtaaatgtcaggactctacggtaggaagatgcgcatctttcggtctgtcgataacaatctaagccccgttggaacaaatgagtggattcagaaggtgaaacgctggagtgcttttactttgaaacgggtgCGGAAAGTGttagcagaataaacagagaagatgatctttcacctgagttttaatgtttatctgatgaatttatgtcacaaacaaatggttgcaacactttctgtatgccttttcaaaataaaagcactccagcgtttctgttgatggaatccattcccttgtttaaaagtttttttttattgtgaaatatttacaggagcggaagatgcacggcttcatactgtgtagtacttgtatttatttgagtacaagggacttctttcatcatatttgtggccatattcaaatgaaagcctatatgtaaaaccattgtgctgcagtagcagctcctctgcagaacatgttgtggaactgagaagctacatattttgcattgtaaatatgaattgatattaatttgagtattgtgcattgaatagaaacagttgcacaactgcccttctttgtgtatatttatttcttgtacattcagcctttaacagaatttgcaaaaactaataaatatgaggtgttttggaagatatcagggtggtagctctcggcttacgtttggaattaaaaagggatcttgggctcgaaaaggttggtgatcaCTGCTTTAAAGGGATGAgtcacccaaaaatgaaaatgcactcattatctactcaccactatgctgatggaggggtagGTGAAGTTTTTGATTccagaaaacacttttcagtGTGTCATGTCATCCATATATGGCccattgattattattattattgttattattatacatatattaacCTCActctctcatttaaaaaataaatctaaatcatTAGTTGCATTATACCCACACATTCTGTTATTTTTTGATATGCAGCAGTATACACATGATGATAATTTGGATTTTAAGTATTCCTGCACTATCAGTAGGTTAATGGTAGAGAAATACATACtcttttattcataatttatttattaatgtagTCCATATACACCCTTGCTATTTGTCAGTGCGTTATTCTACACATTTTACTGCCTTGTATTGATTTTAAAGTCAATCCCATCAATGTTACTATGCATGGGAAATCCAATCCAATCCAATCTCTTTCTAGAAACCTCTTCTCTTATTTATGCCCAGACCCAAAGGCCTGCTTCAGCTGAAATTACAAATTGCAAGTCAAGCGTGTGGTCGGGGCAACGCCTATGCAGTCCATTTCCTTGTGGGTGGGTGGTGGGAGGGACAGACATCCTGTAAACCAATCCAGACTCAGACTGCAGTATCAGTGAGTATGTTGCTGTCACTTTAACTTTTTGAAAGCTAGAGGTCGTAGTTGCTTTACCAGAGTTACCAAGTGAGACAGACACTGTGAGAGTCTTGTGAGAAGGAGTCACTGCAGTGGCTTCTGCAAAGTGCTTTAGTATTTATGTCCACCTTCAGCTCTCCTGCTTTCTGTGTGAAGTGAACACTTTTAAATTTCTAGTGGTATTAACCATACATGATagcttttttaataaaattgcAAATATTATATTGTTAATTGTATTGTTAATAATATAACTCTTGTGAGTTTCTTTAcctcagtttctttctttctttctttctttctttctttctttctcatgaGCCATTTGTGAAAAGGTTTCATTGTGAGGGACTGGGGACCTTCAAATACTCAAACAATGAAAGTGGGTCAGACCTTTATATGAGTCAGGCAACACCTAAAAAGTGTTTacacacaaaagacaacaacagcaAGGTGTGTGTTTTCCCATTGATATTTCAGCATATAGACCTGCTCTATATATTGCAGTTTACAGTTTATAAAATGAACGCATGATTGCTTTTATCATAAACCATCACATCTTTTCTATTACATAACAAGACATATTGCAAGTACTGACGTAAAGCACCAATATGAAACgaaaatataaaacttaaaattaCAATGCTTTTTGAGCTTAGTGCTAAAAGAATATAAAACTGACATCAGTTACCATGTTTGTTACTGATAAGCGTCACAGCCTCAGGAGAGAAACAAGCCTCATAATGAATAGCTGTGCAGTTGACAATGTGGGATCACTCTTAGCCTCCTATCTTAGTGTTAATATAGACGTTCATTATAACTTCTTGTTGTATTTTGGGGTGAAAATATCTCTGCATGTTGTGATAGGTAAAGATGGTTATAGCAAGGAGGAAGTCGTGCATCATTTTTGTGTGAAGCCTTTTTACTGATCTTACTGAATAAACTATCCTGTGCGGTTGAAACTCTTATATCACAGCGGATGTCTGCTGGAAAGTGGTTTGACTTGTTTGAGTTTAGCGTTCTGCCTTCAAGCCATGTCATTGTATCAACAGGTTATTGCTGCAAACTGAATTTCACCGTACCTCAACTCAACTTTTTTCCAAATCAGTACCCAGTTCTTCGACTGGGACACAGTTAGGCAACTGCAAAACGATAGGTGTTTCTTATCCCATCATAAACTACAACATAAAGTCAGGCATTAGAACCTGCCAAGCGGAACTACATTAAGTTACCTTCCCTTCTTGTGGGAAAAATCCgatgtgcacatacacacctgaacaaaacactcacacactcgcacaatgATCTGGGTGGTGACCTCCTTTTGCATTGTATCTATGTCACTCAAGCGGATGATCTTATCCTGGCCTCATCAGTAGGTTCTCTGATTACAGCTCAGATCAAATCACTTTTCACCTTAAGCTGCAGGTATATAAGCACTGAGTCACAACGCTGCCTTTAGTGAAACATCTTCCTCCCGATACCTGGACATTGGAGAGGAGAAATAAACCATGGTAAGATATAGTTGGACAGGGCAAAACTTATGTTTAACTTTGAATATAGATGAAATATTGGGTCCAAACTAAAGTGTGGGATATTGAGCAATTAGATGAAATGGATCAGATGTTTTAATTTGCATCTGTCCATAACAGACAAAGTAGAATATAGTAAGTAGTTTTAAAAGATTTTGTGAAGCAGAAATGTAGAACGTAAACGGATACTTGTGTTAACCGAACAGTATTGGTCACTCTCTACAGCGCGATGTAATCTCAATTCATGTGGGCCAAGCTGGGGCTCATATCggcaatgcatgctgggagctGTATTGCTTGGAACATGGATCCCAGCCAGATGGACAGAAGCCCTCTGACAAAACAattggaggaggagatgattcCTTCAACACCTTTTTCAGTGAGACTGGGGCAGGAAAGCACGTTCCCAGAGCGATCTTTGTCGACCTGGAACCTACTGTCATCGGTCAGTGCCATTTAAATAAATAGCTGATGATGTCTTACATAGATTGAATGTTTCAATGCAATTATTTAGTTAAATTTTCTTTCAAAATTTTGACTGGAAATAAAACACCAATGTTTCATTTAAGAAGTAAACATCTATGAAGAATTGCAAATGCTAATCGTCTCTTCattataaaaaacattacaaagaTTCCTTTGTTCAATGTGGAAAGTTCTCAACATAAAACTGATAAGGGTAATTCAAGTATGGGATTAATCATTCAGTAAATTGATTGGCATGTAATTCCTTTCTTGTCTAGATGAGGTGCGCTCAGGAACCTACCGTCAGCTATTCCACCCTGAGCAGCTGATTACAGGAAAAGAGGACGCTGCCAATAACTATGCTCGAGGGCATTACACCATCGGCAAGGAGATCATTGACCTGGTCCTGGACCGGACTCGTAAACTGGTGAGGTTTAACAATTCACAAGAGGTTGACATCTGTCAAAAGCAATTTTGCCTTGGCCTTAGTTTtcatagaaaagaaagaaagaaaaggggaacCACCAAATTTACACACTGATTTTATACATTCGTATAGATTATGTAGCCCTCATGCAATTTTAATTAACCAAAACCAATTTTCCTTTCAGGCTGATCAGTGCACTGGTCTGCAAGGATTTCTAATCTTCCACAGCTTTGGGGGAGGCACTGGCTCAGGTTTCACCTCCCTGCTGATGGAAAGACTCTCCGTTGATTATGGCAAAAAGTCTAAGCTTGAGTTTGCCGTCTACCCAGCCCCCCAGATTTCCACAGCAGTGGTGGAGCCTTACAACTCCATCTTGACCACTCACACCACCCTGGAGCACTCCGACTGTGCCTTCATGGTGGACAACGAGGCCATCTACGACATCTGCCGCAGGAACCTCGATATTGAGCGTCCGTCCTACACCAACCTCAACCGGCTCATCAGCCAGATTGTGTCTTCAATCACAGCCTCACTCCGTTTTGACGGAGCCCTGAACGTTGACCTGACAGAGTTCCAGACCAACTTGGTGCCATACCCTCGTATCCACTTCCCCCTGGCCACCTACGCCCCCGTCATCTCCGCTGAGAAAGCTTACCATGAGCAGCTGTCAGTCGCCGACATCACCAACACCTGCTTTgagccagccaatcagatggtGAAGTGTGATCCCCGTCATGGTAAATACATGGCCTGCTGTCTGCTGTATCGTGGTGATGTGGTGCCCAAAGACGTCAACTCTGCCATCGCAGCCATCAAGACCAAAAGCAGCATCCAGTTTGTGGACTGGTGCCCCACAGGCTTCAAGGTTGGCATCAACTATCAGCCTCCGACTGCGGTTCCTGGTGGAGA encodes the following:
- the LOC117754694 gene encoding tubulin alpha chain-like codes for the protein MRDVISIHVGQAGAHIGNACWELYCLEHGSQPDGQKPSDKTIGGGDDSFNTFFSETGAGKHVPRAIFVDLEPTVIDEVRSGTYRQLFHPEQLITGKEDAANNYARGHYTIGKEIIDLVLDRTRKLADQCTGLQGFLIFHSFGGGTGSGFTSLLMERLSVDYGKKSKLEFAVYPAPQISTAVVEPYNSILTTHTTLEHSDCAFMVDNEAIYDICRRNLDIERPSYTNLNRLISQIVSSITASLRFDGALNVDLTEFQTNLVPYPRIHFPLATYAPVISAEKAYHEQLSVADITNTCFEPANQMVKCDPRHGKYMACCLLYRGDVVPKDVNSAIAAIKTKSSIQFVDWCPTGFKVGINYQPPTAVPGGDLAKVQRAVCMLSNTTAIAEAWARLDHKFDLMYAKRAFVHWYVGEGMEEGEFSEAREDLAALEKDYEEVGADDMAEEDDGEEY